A genomic window from Oceanobacillus timonensis includes:
- a CDS encoding aminoglycoside phosphotransferase family protein produces MVSIPKELERWIISHFEQKAVIHDVYSLKGSTTATMYTIVLQLADEKIELVLRQYEENSFTAKDIKQEADSLKEAASLSIETPQCIAADPNGEIIGDSLLVMSKVAGKVDILPVNQGIWLHALAEALAQIHHHSIERFPWKHERYQQAEKIEVPIWSGKPKVWQALKEVAMLPEPAYTPKFIHRDFHPTNVLWINNKVSGVVDWANGCLGPAGIDVGHCRWNLAMLYSVEAADTFLSAYQKKMRHPFSYDVYWDIVSLMDVLEGQPEVYPGWEVFGKTDITVELMTDRMDGYAVSLLEKFMDRRV; encoded by the coding sequence ATGGTTTCTATTCCCAAAGAGCTAGAGCGATGGATTATTTCTCATTTTGAACAAAAGGCAGTTATTCATGATGTTTATTCATTGAAAGGCAGTACCACAGCTACAATGTATACGATTGTTCTGCAGCTGGCTGATGAGAAAATAGAGCTGGTATTACGTCAATATGAAGAGAACAGTTTTACGGCAAAGGATATCAAACAAGAGGCGGACAGCTTAAAAGAAGCAGCATCCTTATCTATTGAAACACCGCAATGTATAGCTGCTGACCCGAATGGAGAAATTATCGGCGATTCGCTTCTTGTCATGAGCAAAGTAGCTGGAAAAGTAGATATATTGCCAGTTAATCAAGGTATATGGCTGCATGCGCTTGCGGAAGCATTAGCGCAAATCCATCATCATTCGATAGAGCGCTTTCCATGGAAGCATGAACGTTATCAACAAGCAGAGAAAATAGAAGTGCCAATCTGGTCAGGTAAACCAAAAGTATGGCAGGCATTAAAAGAGGTGGCAATGCTCCCGGAGCCGGCGTATACGCCAAAATTTATTCATCGGGATTTTCATCCGACGAATGTATTATGGATAAATAATAAAGTTAGTGGTGTGGTAGATTGGGCTAATGGCTGTCTCGGGCCCGCAGGTATTGACGTGGGGCACTGTCGTTGGAACCTCGCTATGCTTTATAGTGTAGAAGCTGCAGATACTTTTTTATCTGCTTATCAAAAGAAGATGAGACATCCTTTTTCTTATGATGTGTATTGGGATATTGTTTCCTTAATGGACGTTTTGGAAGGGCAGCCGGAAGTGTATCCTGGATGGGAAGTCTTTGGGAAAACGGATATAACGGTTGAATTGATGACGGATCGGATGGATGGTTATGCGGTTTCGTTGTTAGAAAAATTCATGGATAGGAGAGTGTGA
- a CDS encoding guanylate kinase, which translates to MSGEIIVFSGYAGAGKNSIINEILKKFKELEYIPSVTTRKMREGESSGNPYYFFDLDQFNEARINGKFIEAENIHGNWYGTIKDKYEESMNKGHKIIKDIDVNGAIRFKELFGDNVYLVFVKPSNDKDVIDRMVKRGDSKDDIEKRIERIEYEKSLEKFFDTTIINDNLEEAVKQAEKVVGERVHR; encoded by the coding sequence ATGAGTGGAGAAATTATCGTTTTTTCCGGTTATGCGGGCGCAGGCAAAAATTCTATCATAAATGAGATATTAAAGAAATTTAAGGAATTAGAATATATTCCTTCCGTTACAACAAGAAAAATGCGAGAAGGAGAAAGTTCCGGGAATCCTTACTATTTTTTTGATTTAGATCAGTTTAATGAAGCAAGAATCAATGGAAAATTTATTGAAGCAGAAAATATTCATGGAAACTGGTATGGGACAATCAAAGACAAGTATGAAGAGAGTATGAATAAAGGTCATAAGATTATTAAGGATATTGATGTGAATGGCGCCATTCGATTTAAAGAATTGTTTGGAGACAATGTGTATTTAGTATTTGTCAAGCCTTCAAATGATAAGGATGTTATCGATCGAATGGTGAAAAGAGGGGATTCTAAAGATGATATCGAAAAAAGAATCGAAAGAATTGAATATGAAAAATCCCTCGAAAAGTTTTTCGATACGACAATTATAAACGATAATTTGGAAGAAGCGGTGAAACAAGCAGAAAAAGTGGTTGGAGAGAGAGTTCATAGATAA
- a CDS encoding TIGR04104 family putative zinc finger protein encodes MPTCQHCHQKWTWKQTMKTTTTLDTAYTCPHCGEKQYATKKSRIQFSLLILIPLAALFLNFFNIPVWFIFSWLILGSIVIISLFPVVLKLTSTEEFFF; translated from the coding sequence TTGCCAACATGCCAGCATTGCCACCAAAAATGGACGTGGAAACAAACAATGAAAACAACTACAACCCTGGATACTGCATATACCTGCCCCCATTGCGGGGAGAAACAATACGCCACTAAAAAATCAAGAATACAATTTTCACTTTTAATCCTAATTCCTTTAGCAGCCCTGTTTCTAAACTTTTTTAATATACCAGTATGGTTTATTTTCAGCTGGCTGATTTTGGGAAGTATTGTTATTATTAGCCTTTTCCCTGTCGTGTTAAAACTGACAAGTACGGAGGAATTTTTCTTTTGA
- a CDS encoding DUF2188 domain-containing protein has product MKTFSVTPNADETSWFVKLENVAPEETYASKDDALAAAEQMAKENTPSKVEIRDKDDNIQDEKRF; this is encoded by the coding sequence ATGAAAACATTTAGTGTCACACCGAATGCAGATGAAACAAGTTGGTTTGTAAAACTGGAAAATGTCGCACCGGAAGAAACGTATGCCTCAAAAGATGATGCGCTTGCTGCTGCAGAGCAAATGGCGAAAGAAAATACACCAAGCAAGGTGGAAATCAGAGACAAGGATGACAACATCCAAGACGAAAAACGATTCTAG
- the ltrA gene encoding group II intron reverse transcriptase/maturase, which produces MLEQILARENLMTALHRVERNKGSHGVDGMPVQNLRAHIMEHWASIREQLETGTYYPQPVRRYEIHKEGGGMRKLGIPTVLDRFIQQAIAQVLTTIYDPTFSENSYGFRPKRRGHDAVRKARAYMKDGYRWVIDMDLEKFFDKVNHDRLMRTLSRRVKDPKVLQLIRRFLQAGIMEDGVVHPNTEGASQGGPLSPLLSNIVLDELDKELEKRGLHFVRYADDFHIYVRSKRAGHRIMESITNFIEKKMKLEVNKEKSAVDRPWKRKFLGFSFTFHKENPKIRIAKESIKRFKRRIRELTSRKKSMNMGDRIEKLNQYLAGWLGYYQLAETPTIFKELDGWIRRRLRMIRWKEWKKVKTKHKNLVKQGIKKGKAWEWANTRKSYWRTANSPILHRALGDQYWSEQGLKSLTNSYLTKRWT; this is translated from the coding sequence ATGTTGGAACAAATTCTAGCACGAGAAAACCTAATGACAGCTCTGCATCGTGTAGAGCGCAATAAAGGAAGTCACGGAGTTGATGGAATGCCCGTACAAAACCTACGAGCGCATATCATGGAACACTGGGCTTCTATTCGGGAGCAACTAGAAACGGGTACCTACTACCCTCAACCAGTTCGCCGTTACGAAATCCATAAAGAAGGCGGCGGTATGAGGAAACTGGGTATTCCCACCGTGTTAGACCGTTTTATCCAACAAGCCATCGCACAAGTGCTCACCACGATATATGACCCGACCTTCTCGGAAAATAGCTATGGCTTCCGCCCAAAGCGTCGAGGTCATGACGCTGTAAGGAAAGCCAGGGCATATATGAAGGACGGATATCGCTGGGTGATTGATATGGATTTAGAGAAATTCTTCGATAAAGTAAACCACGACCGTTTGATGCGGACGCTAAGTCGGAGGGTCAAAGACCCGAAAGTCCTTCAGCTTATCCGCAGATTCCTGCAAGCAGGAATCATGGAAGACGGAGTGGTACATCCGAATACAGAAGGAGCGTCTCAGGGCGGACCGTTAAGTCCGCTTCTCTCAAACATTGTCCTGGATGAACTGGACAAAGAGTTAGAGAAAAGAGGACTCCATTTCGTGCGCTATGCGGATGATTTTCATATTTATGTCCGTTCGAAAAGAGCAGGACACCGAATAATGGAAAGTATCACCAACTTTATAGAGAAGAAGATGAAATTGGAAGTCAATAAAGAGAAAAGTGCGGTAGACCGCCCATGGAAACGTAAATTCCTTGGATTCTCATTCACCTTTCATAAGGAAAATCCCAAGATACGGATTGCGAAAGAAAGTATCAAACGTTTCAAGCGACGAATCCGAGAATTAACGTCTCGAAAGAAATCAATGAATATGGGGGACAGAATAGAGAAACTGAATCAATATCTCGCAGGCTGGCTGGGATACTACCAGTTAGCAGAAACACCTACGATATTCAAGGAACTCGACGGATGGATTCGAAGACGTCTACGAATGATACGTTGGAAAGAGTGGAAGAAAGTGAAAACGAAACACAAGAATCTCGTGAAACAAGGAATCAAGAAAGGAAAAGCGTGGGAATGGGCAAACACAAGAAAGAGCTATTGGCGAACCGCCAATAGCCCTATCTTGCATAGAGCGCTTGGTGACCAATACTGGTCAGAACAAGGTTTGAAGAGTCTAACTAATAGCTATCTAACGAAGCGTTGGACATAA
- a CDS encoding 5-methyltetrahydropteroyltriglutamate--homocysteine S-methyltransferase: MAVASKEGIRTETPFRFDNVGSFLRPEKLKEARKAFAKGSISEQELKAVEDEAIKDLIQKQKDVGLKAITDGEFRRSWWHLDFMWGLQGVKKQEIDQGYQFKGEETRAETARLTGKISGEHHPFVEHFQFVQQFADEKAVARQTIPAPAQFLSELQRPENVETTKRIYPDLNELVEDIASAYRSVVKDLYTAGCRNLQLDDCTWGRLVGKNHWTSRDDDSNIEEVASLYVNVNNKVIENQPEDLIITTHVCRGNYHSKWFSSGAYDAISKHLFGKEKVKAYYLEFDTERAGGFESLVNVSDNKLVVLGLFSSKLPDLEDKAQIKERIEEASKYVPIERLCVSPQCGFASTEEGNILTEEQQWNKLRLVREVAEEVWGK; the protein is encoded by the coding sequence ATGGCAGTGGCAAGTAAAGAAGGTATACGTACCGAAACACCCTTCCGTTTTGATAATGTGGGAAGCTTCCTGCGTCCGGAAAAATTGAAGGAAGCTCGTAAAGCATTTGCAAAAGGAAGTATTTCTGAGCAGGAGTTAAAAGCAGTTGAGGATGAAGCGATTAAAGATTTAATCCAGAAACAGAAGGATGTCGGGTTAAAAGCAATTACAGATGGAGAGTTTCGACGTTCCTGGTGGCATCTCGATTTTATGTGGGGCTTGCAAGGGGTAAAAAAACAGGAGATCGACCAAGGCTATCAATTTAAAGGCGAAGAAACACGTGCAGAAACAGCTCGTTTAACAGGAAAAATCAGCGGCGAACATCATCCTTTTGTCGAGCATTTTCAATTCGTTCAGCAATTTGCGGATGAAAAGGCAGTGGCGAGACAGACGATTCCTGCTCCGGCGCAGTTTTTATCAGAGCTGCAACGCCCGGAAAATGTGGAAACGACAAAGCGCATTTATCCAGACTTAAATGAATTAGTAGAAGATATTGCATCCGCTTATCGATCGGTTGTGAAGGATTTATACACAGCGGGATGCCGGAATTTGCAGCTGGATGATTGCACATGGGGCAGGCTTGTCGGTAAAAACCATTGGACCAGCCGTGATGATGATTCGAATATAGAGGAAGTTGCTTCGCTATATGTGAATGTAAATAATAAAGTAATTGAAAATCAACCAGAAGATTTAATTATTACAACACATGTGTGTCGTGGAAACTATCATTCAAAATGGTTTTCATCCGGTGCTTATGATGCAATCTCCAAACATTTATTTGGCAAAGAAAAAGTAAAAGCATATTACTTAGAATTTGATACCGAACGGGCAGGCGGATTTGAATCATTAGTCAATGTAAGTGATAACAAACTTGTTGTATTGGGATTATTCTCTTCGAAGCTACCAGATTTGGAAGATAAAGCTCAAATTAAAGAGCGTATTGAAGAAGCTTCTAAGTATGTCCCGATTGAACGTTTATGCGTCAGTCCGCAATGTGGCTTTGCATCAACGGAAGAAGGGAATATTCTTACGGAAGAGCAGCAATGGAATAAGTTGCGTTTAGTAAGAGAAGTTGCTGAGGAAGTTTGGGGAAAATAA
- a CDS encoding LysR family transcriptional regulator, giving the protein MTLQQLKYVIEVARSRSISKAAQALFISQPSLSNALKELEKEIGVKIFSRTNKGIHVTKEGSEFLGYARQVLEQAELLENRYSNNAAPQHHFAVSAQHYAFAVSAFVRLLKDYDRDEYDFTFRETRTYEIIEDVKNLNSEIGIMYMNDFNEQIIRKFLREGNLAFHRLFEATPHVFISGENPLAEKDYITLEDLEPYPYLLYEQGDYNSFYFSEEILSTLTRPKNIHVRDRATMFNLLIGLNGYTISTGVISQKLNGDNIIAVPLKVDEVIHVGYIVHKDMELSPMAETYIAYLQSSIEEERKSLP; this is encoded by the coding sequence ATGACCTTACAACAATTAAAATATGTCATTGAAGTAGCAAGAAGCCGCTCCATTTCCAAAGCAGCTCAAGCCCTGTTTATCAGTCAGCCAAGCCTGTCCAATGCGTTGAAAGAATTGGAAAAAGAAATCGGTGTTAAAATCTTTTCACGTACAAATAAAGGGATTCATGTGACGAAAGAGGGTTCGGAATTTTTAGGATACGCCAGACAAGTGTTGGAGCAGGCTGAATTACTGGAAAATCGTTATTCCAACAATGCAGCACCTCAGCATCATTTTGCCGTGTCTGCCCAGCACTATGCGTTTGCAGTCAGCGCTTTTGTCCGTCTGCTAAAAGATTATGACAGGGATGAATATGACTTTACATTCCGGGAAACAAGGACATATGAAATCATTGAAGACGTCAAAAATTTAAATAGCGAAATCGGTATTATGTATATGAACGATTTTAACGAGCAAATCATCCGCAAATTTTTAAGAGAAGGGAATTTAGCCTTCCATCGTCTATTTGAAGCAACACCACATGTGTTTATCAGCGGGGAGAATCCACTTGCGGAAAAAGATTATATCACGTTGGAAGATTTAGAGCCATACCCTTATCTGCTGTATGAACAAGGAGATTACAATTCCTTTTATTTTTCGGAAGAGATATTAAGCACGCTGACCCGTCCCAAAAATATTCATGTCCGGGACCGGGCGACGATGTTTAACCTGCTGATTGGACTGAACGGCTATACGATATCAACAGGAGTTATCAGTCAAAAATTGAATGGCGATAATATTATTGCGGTACCTTTGAAAGTTGATGAAGTGATTCATGTTGGTTATATTGTTCATAAAGATATGGAGCTTAGCCCGATGGCGGAAACCTATATTGCGTACTTGCAGTCCAGTATTGAAGAAGAGAGAAAAAGTTTACCGTAA
- a CDS encoding GNAT family N-acetyltransferase: MNIEIRNGSLQDFQEVMQIINDSRNKLAASGSPQWSNEDAPKEADIKNKIEKGNNYVFTINQTIIGTAIIADEEEPAYSSIRYGGWDTSQGGYATIHKFAINPEINGKGYGKTFLKLLLLLCKEKGLSEIRIDTHPQNRAMQQVILSAGFAFKGIIHLPFVNGERYAYQLFLS; the protein is encoded by the coding sequence ATGAATATTGAAATAAGAAATGGAAGCCTCCAAGATTTTCAAGAGGTTATGCAAATTATCAACGATTCACGGAATAAACTGGCTGCATCTGGGTCGCCGCAATGGTCCAATGAAGATGCTCCCAAAGAAGCAGATATCAAAAATAAGATAGAAAAAGGAAATAATTATGTTTTTACAATTAATCAAACAATCATTGGTACAGCAATCATAGCAGATGAAGAAGAACCAGCTTATTCATCCATACGTTATGGTGGTTGGGATACATCGCAAGGAGGTTATGCGACCATTCATAAATTTGCTATCAATCCAGAGATAAATGGAAAAGGCTATGGAAAAACGTTTCTAAAACTGCTGCTACTTTTATGTAAAGAAAAAGGGTTATCTGAAATACGGATTGATACCCACCCTCAAAATCGAGCCATGCAACAAGTTATTTTATCAGCAGGGTTTGCGTTTAAGGGAATTATTCATCTGCCGTTTGTAAATGGAGAGAGATATGCGTATCAATTATTTTTATCATAA
- a CDS encoding helix-turn-helix transcriptional regulator, with amino-acid sequence MKNNVKITRIKTSMTQQQLAKRVGVTRQTIGLIEKGEYNPTLQLCISIAKELSKTLDELFWEVEDQ; translated from the coding sequence ATGAAAAATAATGTGAAAATAACACGTATAAAAACATCGATGACACAACAACAACTGGCGAAAAGAGTTGGTGTAACAAGACAAACAATTGGTTTGATTGAGAAAGGGGAGTACAACCCTACGCTTCAACTTTGTATTTCGATAGCAAAAGAGTTGAGTAAAACATTAGATGAATTATTTTGGGAGGTAGAAGATCAATGA
- a CDS encoding ABC transporter permease has translation MTFSVKRFIAIFQKDLKDLYRNMYVSSTALFPLLFAVIYGRMDNVAIEMYLFVISMSLALVGTFLQCAMIAEEKEKNTLRGLMLSPATLTEILAGKSAVTIAITVVIMGISMFIMNFSFSGRGILIAGIILSLLFFIAIGTWMGLITRSVLEASVYILPVMFIFGMGNMFIVFADQYSFLQVLEYTPGLQLQEIVQLEDAGAGFAELWKPFAIIGAWTVAACLLTVVTFKKRMMD, from the coding sequence ATGACATTTTCTGTGAAACGTTTTATAGCTATTTTTCAAAAAGATTTGAAGGATTTATATCGAAATATGTATGTTTCATCCACAGCATTATTCCCGCTTCTTTTTGCTGTTATATATGGACGGATGGACAATGTGGCAATAGAGATGTATTTATTTGTCATCAGCATGTCGCTTGCTTTAGTAGGTACTTTCTTGCAGTGTGCGATGATAGCGGAAGAAAAAGAGAAAAATACATTGCGCGGTCTGATGCTTTCTCCGGCAACATTGACAGAAATATTAGCTGGTAAAAGTGCGGTAACTATTGCTATTACCGTCGTTATTATGGGAATCAGTATGTTTATTATGAATTTCTCTTTTTCAGGCAGAGGCATCTTAATTGCAGGAATTATTCTTTCCCTTCTTTTCTTTATCGCTATAGGGACATGGATGGGCTTGATTACAAGAAGTGTCCTCGAAGCATCTGTCTATATTCTTCCGGTCATGTTCATATTTGGGATGGGAAATATGTTTATTGTATTTGCAGATCAGTATAGCTTCTTGCAAGTACTAGAATATACCCCGGGACTCCAGCTGCAGGAAATTGTACAATTGGAAGATGCAGGGGCAGGATTTGCAGAGTTATGGAAGCCATTTGCAATTATTGGAGCCTGGACCGTAGCAGCATGCTTGTTAACTGTTGTAACATTTAAGAAGCGGATGATGGATTAA
- a CDS encoding ABC transporter ATP-binding protein, whose protein sequence is MENMIEVTSLEKIFGNKQALHDVSFQVKKGETFGFLGPSGSGKTTTIKILTGQMRQSGGTANVFGVPVSTLNTPAYRKRFGVVTDNSGLYVRLTIYDNLKLYADLYDTPYKRIDEALEAVNLGTEKKTQVSKLSKGMTQRVLLARTLLHKPELLFLDEPTSALDPANSKHIHDGLKELNRQGTTIFLTTHDMEEADHLCGQVAFLNKGIVQLLDEPKQLKKQYREEIIGIELKDGRQLELPLQASSAEEIQQFISREMVERIYTKEPTLGDIFVEVTGRELV, encoded by the coding sequence GTGGAGAATATGATTGAAGTGACATCTTTAGAAAAGATTTTTGGCAATAAACAAGCGTTACACGATGTATCCTTTCAGGTGAAAAAAGGAGAGACATTTGGTTTTCTAGGGCCCAGTGGTTCAGGGAAAACAACAACAATAAAAATTTTGACTGGACAAATGAGGCAGAGCGGAGGTACGGCGAATGTATTTGGGGTGCCTGTTTCAACGTTAAATACACCTGCGTATCGAAAACGCTTTGGTGTTGTGACAGATAATAGTGGTTTATATGTGAGACTAACCATTTATGATAATTTAAAGCTTTATGCAGATCTATACGATACGCCTTATAAGCGAATTGATGAAGCATTGGAAGCAGTTAATCTAGGAACAGAGAAAAAAACACAGGTTTCTAAACTCTCCAAAGGTATGACACAGCGCGTATTACTGGCAAGGACACTGTTGCATAAGCCGGAGTTATTATTTTTAGATGAACCGACATCCGCCCTAGACCCTGCTAACTCTAAACATATTCATGATGGCCTGAAAGAACTGAATCGACAGGGAACGACCATTTTTCTGACCACCCATGATATGGAGGAAGCAGATCACCTATGCGGTCAGGTAGCCTTTTTAAATAAAGGGATTGTCCAGCTTTTAGATGAACCGAAACAACTAAAGAAACAGTATCGGGAAGAGATCATTGGTATCGAATTAAAAGATGGGCGGCAATTAGAACTTCCACTTCAGGCATCGAGTGCTGAGGAAATTCAACAATTTATTTCCCGGGAAATGGTGGAACGTATTTATACAAAAGAACCAACATTAGGAGATATCTTTGTTGAAGTAACGGGGAGGGAACTAGTATGA
- a CDS encoding LytTR family transcriptional regulator DNA-binding domain-containing protein has translation MLRINGMEYRQGDQILFPKIDIEVKSGEIKAVQSTVNIRSVLLQMIIGKENVRSGSIQIQHQTLQADKQKYFSSLGICWYEEEVYERLQVQEYLNFIGSLFQSKASIKEVLSQIQLEEKAKWKIHQLNRSEKRRVQFGRIFMQESEVVILEEPEVNIDLETKRVLHQFVELMQEQQKAVLIFTTSTESAITIADTVYRLDEQGIRQIEVETEGNKRSETIETDGTETAEEAVQVKQTFQLNKISAKVEDKIILFDPQEIDYIESQDGQSYLYTRGEGFPTGLTLKELEQRLSHQGFFRCHRSYIVNLQKIREVITWTRNSYSLSLVDKKSSEVPLSKSKLNELKELLGVE, from the coding sequence ATGTTAAGAATAAATGGTATGGAATATCGTCAGGGAGACCAAATATTATTTCCAAAGATAGATATCGAAGTAAAATCTGGAGAAATAAAAGCTGTTCAATCCACCGTTAATATTCGTTCGGTATTACTGCAGATGATTATCGGAAAAGAAAACGTTCGAAGTGGATCGATTCAGATTCAGCATCAGACATTACAAGCGGACAAACAGAAATATTTTTCATCGTTAGGTATTTGCTGGTATGAAGAAGAGGTTTATGAACGGCTGCAAGTGCAGGAATATCTAAATTTTATAGGTTCTTTATTTCAAAGCAAGGCGTCAATCAAAGAAGTTCTTTCGCAAATTCAACTGGAAGAAAAAGCAAAATGGAAGATACACCAGCTCAATCGTTCCGAAAAACGGCGTGTTCAGTTTGGAAGAATATTCATGCAGGAATCAGAAGTTGTCATTCTTGAAGAGCCGGAAGTAAATATAGATTTAGAAACCAAACGTGTTCTGCATCAATTTGTCGAATTGATGCAGGAGCAGCAAAAGGCGGTACTGATTTTTACAACAAGTACGGAGAGTGCCATCACCATTGCCGATACTGTCTATCGCTTGGATGAACAAGGAATCCGTCAGATAGAAGTGGAAACGGAGGGAAATAAACGTTCAGAAACCATAGAAACAGATGGCACGGAAACAGCAGAAGAAGCGGTTCAAGTAAAGCAAACTTTTCAATTAAATAAAATTTCCGCAAAAGTAGAGGATAAAATTATTTTATTTGACCCGCAGGAAATTGATTATATCGAAAGCCAGGATGGACAATCCTATCTATATACCCGTGGAGAAGGATTTCCGACAGGCCTTACCTTAAAAGAATTGGAACAGCGCCTGTCTCATCAGGGATTTTTTCGCTGTCATCGCTCCTATATAGTGAATCTTCAAAAAATAAGAGAAGTGATTACATGGACAAGAAATAGCTATAGCTTGTCTCTTGTTGATAAAAAAAGTTCGGAGGTCCCGTTATCAAAATCAAAGTTAAACGAGCTGAAGGAATTATTAGGGGTAGAATAA
- the thiW gene encoding energy coupling factor transporter S component ThiW: protein MMAVLVAIGTIGSQLLWFPAGVARAYPVQHAVNVIAAIMLGPGPAVIVALMISLLRNLLGLGTLVAFPGAMIGAFVAGVLYQKTYKYPMAALGEIIGTGIIGSFFAVPIANLLMGSSAGAFAFIPPFIVSSVSGALIGWLLVSRIPARQFSLTK from the coding sequence ATGATGGCCGTACTGGTAGCTATTGGAACGATTGGCTCGCAGTTACTCTGGTTTCCTGCCGGTGTTGCCAGAGCTTATCCTGTCCAGCATGCCGTTAATGTGATTGCCGCCATTATGCTCGGTCCAGGTCCTGCGGTGATTGTCGCATTGATGATCAGTCTGCTCAGGAACCTTTTAGGATTGGGGACACTGGTTGCTTTTCCGGGAGCGATGATTGGAGCTTTTGTTGCTGGGGTATTGTATCAAAAAACGTATAAATATCCGATGGCAGCTTTAGGAGAAATCATTGGTACAGGAATAATTGGTTCCTTCTTTGCTGTTCCTATCGCTAACCTGCTTATGGGAAGTTCTGCAGGGGCTTTTGCTTTTATTCCGCCGTTTATTGTAAGCAGTGTCTCCGGTGCATTGATCGGGTGGTTGTTAGTCAGCCGTATCCCGGCACGGCAATTTTCTTTAACAAAATAA
- the thiD gene encoding bifunctional hydroxymethylpyrimidine kinase/phosphomethylpyrimidine kinase produces the protein MKSVRCALTIAGTDPSGGAGIQADLKTFQELKTYGMSVITSVVAQNTTGVRSVEHMPISMIEDQLDVIIEDMPIHAVKTGMIASKPMMELIVKKLEQVDAPYVMDPVMVATSGDSLIDEEGRNYLRQYLLPLTTLVTPNIPETEFLTGLSITTEEDMKSAAEYLVHEYGVDAALIKGGHLKGQAIDFLYDGNKMHSYASERIDTKNTHGTGCTYSAAIAAYLGKGYPLPEAVKHAKSFVTAAISKSFELGEGNGPTNHWAIRENAGKEIIHES, from the coding sequence ATGAAGTCGGTTCGTTGTGCATTAACCATTGCCGGCACAGATCCTAGCGGAGGTGCTGGTATTCAAGCTGATTTAAAGACATTTCAAGAACTGAAAACTTATGGGATGTCCGTGATTACATCCGTTGTGGCGCAAAATACCACAGGGGTCCGTTCCGTAGAGCATATGCCAATTTCTATGATTGAGGATCAGCTGGATGTCATTATAGAAGATATGCCGATTCATGCGGTAAAAACAGGAATGATTGCAAGCAAGCCCATGATGGAATTAATCGTTAAAAAATTAGAACAGGTTGATGCTCCATATGTAATGGATCCAGTAATGGTCGCTACCAGCGGAGATTCTCTAATAGATGAAGAAGGTCGTAACTATTTACGACAATACCTTCTCCCTTTAACAACGCTTGTAACACCAAATATTCCAGAAACGGAATTCCTGACCGGGTTATCCATTACAACCGAGGAAGATATGAAAAGCGCGGCAGAATATCTCGTTCACGAATATGGTGTCGATGCTGCATTAATAAAAGGTGGCCACCTAAAAGGACAAGCAATTGATTTTCTTTATGATGGAAATAAAATGCACAGTTATGCTTCCGAACGTATTGACACGAAAAACACGCATGGAACAGGATGTACCTATTCCGCCGCTATTGCTGCTTATTTAGGAAAAGGTTATCCGCTGCCAGAAGCAGTGAAGCATGCCAAATCCTTTGTTACTGCTGCCATTTCAAAATCATTTGAACTCGGGGAAGGAAATGGCCCGACAAACCACTGGGCTATCCGGGAAAATGCAGGAAAGGAGATTATTCATGAATCCTGA